The window AGAACATCGGACGGTTGGTTGCTCACTTGAAATCAATCGACCAATACGAGAACACGTTGATCCTGTTCCTGTCCGACAATGGTGCCTGTCAGGAAGGCGGGCGATTGGGATTCGGCGACGAGAAAATGGTTCGCAATCCTCCGTTGGAAACAACCAACGGCGTGCGTCAAGGTTTGGCTTGGGCAAACGCGAGCAACACTCCGTTTCGTTTGTACAAGCATTTTTTGCATGAGGGTGGTGCTAACACTCCGATGATCGCTCATTGGCCCGGCGGAATCCCTGAATCTCGACGCAACTCATTCGTGAGACAACCGGCGTACTTGCCGGACATCATGGCAACCTGTGTCGAACTGGCCGGCGCAGAGATGCCCGGTGACGTTCCTCCCTGCGAAGGCAGTTCTTTCGTCAACGCGTTGATCGGCGACTCGGAAGTCGCCGGGCGGCCAATCCATGATTCACCGATGTTCTTCGAGCATGAAGGCAATGCGGCGATGCGAGACGGAGACTGGAAGCTTGTTCGCGAGTACGAGAAGCCTTGGGAGTTGTACAACATCGCCGAAGATCGGACGGAGTTGAATGACCTCGCGACGGAGGAGTCCGATCGGCGCGATCGGATGATCGCGGCTTGGGAGGCTTGGGCAACGAAGACAGAAGTCGCGTTTCCGGAGCGGTACAACATGTATCAAGAGATGAAGAAACACGAGTAGTAGCCTGGTTTCGTTACTCTCTTAGTTGCATCACCAGACAGTCGTCACGGCTTCGCAAGCAGCTGAGGCGACCCGGTCTACGTAGCCGACGGAGGGTCTCCGTCGGCAGAAATACACTGGAACGCGGTCGAAATGCGCGTGAGTTCAAGGGGACGTCGTTGCGGTGGGCGCCGTTTGTTGTGATCGTTTGCGCCCGAGCCGACGGAGGGCCTCCGTCGGCTACAGGTCCTTGGGGAGTTTTACTTGGATTGGTGTGAGATCGGACGCATCGCGGGCAACGGGTTGGCATCGGTTTCCCAAGCTCGGACTTGAATTTCATCAATGACCGCTTCGCCACCACCGAGGACTTCAAACATGACATGGATGGGTTCGTCGCTCACGGTTTGACGGTAGAGCGTGACCGGCGTCCAGTCGGGGCGATCTTGGATGAGCACGCCGAGTTCTTGCGTGCCCAACGAGTCGTACATCAACAGACCTTGATGAGGGCCGCCGAAGCCCAATGTGCGAACGACGGCGTCGATCCGCACGGCTCGGTTGGGTTCGACAAAGATCGGTGGGCTGCGTACCAACAAGGCAGTGCCTTCGTAGCCCCCAGGCAACGAGTCATCTCGTTTGGGAATGACTCGAACAGCCAACGCTCCCGTGCCGTGAAAGACCCCGCGATCAACGCATTCGGCAGCAGTCTCCGCCCATTCGGAGTGACGGCGACCAAAGGTCCAGCCTTCCGTTTGCAAACTGTCCGGACGGTCCATGCCGCCACCGCTGAGCAGGTTCACTCCCCAACGCGAGCGTCCGTGCACATCGCCGATTGGTGGTAGCTTCAACACCGAAGATGTTGCCAAACCAGAGTTCAACAGGGGAGACCAAGCGATTTGTGTTTCGTAGTTGCCGGCCTCCATCGGTGGGCTGCTGACAATCCCATACGGGTCTTCTCGAAAAGCGTCGCAGAGCATCCAGTTGGCTTTCATGCACCAAGCATCCGCTCGAGCCGCTAGGCGCAACGCGGATTGGGCGTCGTTGCTGCGTACCATGCGTTCGGAGTTATTGATCGTGCTCCGTGCAACTTCCAGCAAATCATTGGGGGCGTCTCGCGAGACGGCTCGGGCGGCGACGGCACGCGACCATGCTGTATTGGATTGTTCGATGGAATCGCGAGCCAGTTGCCAACGATCCAGTGATGCCTGCTGAGCAAATCTGGAAAGAGACGATGCCAATTGCCCTCCTTCGGAAATCTGGTCGCTGATCGCGATGACTTCGACCACATCTGGAGAAACGATCTCGATCGAGGTTCCTTGTGTGGTCGTTTCAGGTTCGATGCGTTCGGCGGCAAAATGTGTCAATCGCCACATCAGCTTGCCATGTTCGAATGCGGGCAAGTCAATGCGAAGCGTCTTCCCGTCGCCACCCATGACTCGAGTCCCGCGTACCATCGCGGAAGTGCAAATCAAAAAGGTGGTCGAGCCGCTGCTGAGTCGATGGGCAGTGTAGTACGGACCGACAGGAACCGACGTGATGTCGGGTGTTCCGGTCGAGATCCATTGTTCCAACGATGCCACGAAGCGGTTGATGAAACTGATCGCCATGCCGCGGTTCTGATCGAGTGTTTCGCCAGAGGCCAGCGATCGAGTTGAGCGGACGAGGATAGCCGAAGGAGCGTCCGCCATCGCATCGGCGACTTCCCGCCACATCGGTTGCCAGGCGAATGTCTCCGTGGGTGGAGTACCAATGCGATTGGAGATCGCGTTTGACTGAGCGATCGCGGCGGCGTTGGGCATCCCCAGCACGCTGACGGCAATTTGTTTGCCACCCAATCGCAATCGTTGTTGCGATCGTTCGCTGCGAATCGCTTGACTGGACAACGCGCGAATACGTGGCGGTGCCGTTAACACGGCCGCGTCGAGCATCGCGCCGTAATGTCGGAAGTCTTCGACAGGCGAACCAACAATCGGTCGTTGCCAACGTCGAGGCAATGCACGCAGGCGAGCGATCTTTTCAGAGATCTCCTCTCGATGATGACTGTCCATTGCCAACCCCGGTGCTGCGATCCAACCGGCGACCGGTTCAAGCAACGGTTCAAGTTTGGGGTCGGGGATGGTCGGGCACGGCGCGTACAGCCGCATGCGGTGAGCGATCGCGTCAGACAAGATTGCTGCTGTGGGTGGCTCGGCCAACCAGATCGCATCGAACCCGAGCGATCGTATCCAGCTGAGTGGTTCGTTGTTGTACTGAATGATTCGCGTGATGCGTCCGATGGGAAACGCGGGTTGATCAGCCGGAGAAACCAACGACCGCGGATTGGGAGCGGAATCGGACAAGTCCGGCCGACGTTCGCCTTGCAACAGCGACAGGTCAATGTTCATCCGCGAAGATGATTGCAGCGGCTTGCGAGTGACGTTGGTTGTTGAATGAGGTGAGCTGTCCAGTTCAGTGACCGGGACCATCGCATTGACGCGAAGATCGTCCAGACGCAAAGTTGCGTTGCCGGGTTTGCCGTACGCGTTGACGACGACCGCATCAACGTAAGGAGATGACACATCGGCTTGGATGCCATATTCGTTTCGCAGTGCGATGATCTTCAGTCGCAACGGTGCGGTGATCGAGCTGACCCCGAGACGTTGAAACTCGCCGACCCGCCGGTATTGAGATCCAAAGATGTTGACCGACGCGGGACGTCTCGTTTCAGGATCAATCAAATAAGGGAATCGAACTCGAAAGCCAATTTGGATTCCCGTGTTGAGTCCTTTGACCGACACCATCGCGGACAGTTCATCGATTGGTCGGACTGGTTCAATCGGGTAAACCAGGATGGCTTGGGTTCCGTGCCCCATCACCAACGTGATCGCCTCGCACACACCGCCTTCGGCCGAGGGATCGTTCTCGTGACCCTGTTCTGCAACCTTTGCATCGCAATCACTTTCGTGAAGCGACCATCGCGGCGGATAGGCATCGAGCGAATCGATCAACTGCGCTGAAGCGTCATTCACCGAACATAGCGAACATGCCATCGCGACAACGATGGATGCGATGCTCGCGCAAGTGGCCGTTCCGAGGCAGCGTTTTTTCATGGCGATCTTCGTTTGAGATGTGCGCGCACGCGGTGGCCACGCCCGATTCGATCGGGGCCGCATCGGAATACTTTTCCTAGCCGTTTCAGCCATCGCGGGAAGTTCTGCAAACGTGTCGGCGAGCCGGATTGAACGTTGACCATCTTCGGAGCCAAGGGAACAATCCCTTGCAAGTGACCGGGAGGCGAAAACGCAACATCGCGTTGAGAAACCTCCCCAACTACGGGTTGATCCCCCGAAACGCACCTAAGTGCTTGGGATACCAAGTCTTGGGCAGGAAAGCCAGATCGAAAGTGTGTTGCCAGAACGCCACGTTGCGAAAACGCAACACACATCACCAAAAACCGTAAGTGCTTTTCCCGTAATGAGTTCGGGATCACAACGTCGTTCCGGCAGGCGGCCGGCACCGCAAGTGCAATGGATGGCTATCACCAAACAAGCAACCACTCGCTGGTTTGGTCCCACACCCTGACGCCCTCGAAGGAAAGTCACTTTTATGACCAAGATCGCTGCAAACAACACCGCCAAACTCAACGACGAAACTCCTGTTGAATTGCAAGAAATGGCTGCCGCCATCGATGCACTGCCCGCACGCTATCGTGACGCCGTTGCACCCGCTTTGGCTCGAGTCGTGGAATGCAGCACTCGTCGTCGTCGAATTCTGAACTTGGTCCAAGAAGCCCTGTCGCAACTGCGTTTGGACATGAAGTATCTGATCTTCGATTTGGAAGCGACCCGTCGCGAACGTGACCAATACAAAGAGATGTTGGAACAAGACGGCTCGCTCTAAGCCGCAACGATTCAGGACGTTCGTTCTGACTCAACACGGATCCCGCCAGGTCGGGATCCTGACATTGGGTGTGTCGTCAGCCAGGATTGGCTCGGAGGTTTTCCGAGCCGACAGCTCAGACAGACATCACCACTTTCGATTCGCCAAACGGAGTCAATCGCGGTTATCGCGATGATGCACCGTGTCCAACGCGAAAACGAA of the Rhodopirellula baltica SH 1 genome contains:
- a CDS encoding transcriptional regulator, with amino-acid sequence MTKIAANNTAKLNDETPVELQEMAAAIDALPARYRDAVAPALARVVECSTRRRRILNLVQEALSQLRLDMKYLIFDLEATRRERDQYKEMLEQDGSL